One Saccharomyces kudriavzevii IFO 1802 strain IFO1802 genome assembly, chromosome: 7 DNA segment encodes these proteins:
- the RMD9 gene encoding Rmd9p (similar to Saccharomyces cerevisiae YBR238C and RMD9 (YGL107C); ancestral locus Anc_6.150) encodes MMLRRNAVRPLKTVQICLRNVIKSGLVGILSHRPINVASSERAYHVSPVSREDPFDGGSNKRNRRWKKKPDRDELKVDPASPWRHELLSFDECVSSALKYSTTPLQNTYRKIGNNQLNKHPSFALFWDSMGRAMELYYSSRESPDFNAFRVSRLVHLLHNGLRSTRDQLVKLNRKPDYDSQSFHKEMMNFLCNSLKDISDDVLTSKVSINGYGATHLLTSFKELSFDDDCIRIWETAKNLPNETVSQAFQEPKVLGFVLPLLYAKNHSLTEANELYNQVIQSKEFTHPNLFCGLIKVFIKAEDYEKALSLFGKLCENAEVRNYGYLIETHLSFIGDSRNLALAESFFDKIINDEMPYKIILQVSTVNSFLQNIWKEEKNFDYVYKVWEKAVKFYGNTVNPGILSSLNNTFFTIFFENFIEDKIKGFHKLQEIITFYSSVKKIDEPFFNVMLTKAATWHERSIIDFIDKSYTLYHIPRTIISYRILLKSLGGIDDTNNQEILNKWLELIKKLDELGQQYIANADLSALRDATVVWSQLKKNEKTFIAKSEIASTTATIATDNTKTPEALEPLKEDDSTSKFEDRIELYLKVLKRYTPYFRAPKQVFRYTAGCAESYPILNEYLGSYSNLSVEDIPVPQLHSFVPREQQS; translated from the coding sequence ATGATGCTTAGGAGGAATGCGGTGAGGCCATTGAAAACTGTGCAAATATGCCTGAGAAACGTCATCAAATCTGGTTTGGTGGGTATACTGAGCCATCGCCCTATTAATGTGGCTTCGAGCGAACGTGCTTACCATGTCAGTCCAGTTTCCCGTGAGGACCCATTCGATGGCGGTTCGAATAAGAGGAATagaagatggaaaaaaaaacccGATCGGGATGAGTTAAAAGTGGATCCGGCTTCCCCATGGCGCCACGagcttctttcttttgatgaGTGCGTTTCATCCGCTTTAAAGTACTCTACCACCCCCTTACAGAATACATATAGGAAAATAGGAAACAATCAATTGAACAAGCATCCATCATTTGCCCTGTTTTGGGATTCCATGGGTAGGGCAATGGAATTATACTATTCTTCAAGAGAATCGCCTGATTTCAACGCATTTCGCGTATCACGGTTGGTTCATCTGCTACACAATGGCCTGAGATCAACTAGAGACCAACTAGTTAAATTGAATAGAAAGCCAGACTACGATTCGCAGTCATTCCACAAGGAGATGATGAACTTTTTATGCAATTCATTGAAGGACATCTCCGATGATGTTTTGACAAGCAAGGTTTCCATCAATGGATACGGGGCCACTCACCTTTTGACCTCGTTTAAAGAACTATCCTTTGACGATGACTGTATTCGAATCTGGGAAACAGCAAAGAATTTACCCAATGAAACTGTCTCTCAAGCATTTCAAGAACCAAAAGTACTTGGTTTTGTGCTACCGCTGCTCTATGCAAAAAATCACTCCTTAACTGAGGCTAACGAACTGTATAACCAAGTCATTCAATCGAAGGAATTTACTCATCCCAATCTTTTTTGCGGACTAATTAAAGTGTTCATCAAGGCTGAAGACTATGAAAAGGCGTTATCCCTCTTCGGTAAACTATGTGAGAATGCGGAAGTGAGAAATTACGGCTATTTGATCGAAACGCATCTAAGCTTTATTGGCGATTCTAGGAACTTAGCATTGGCAGAAAGTTTTTTTGACAAAATTATCAATGACGAGATGCCATATAAGATTATTTTACAGGTCTCCACAGTGAATTCGTTTTTGCAAAATATATGGAAAGAGGAGAAGAACTTTGACTACGTCTATAAAGTTTGGGAGAAAGCTGTCAAGTTCTATGGTAACACTGTCAATCCCGGGATCTTGTCATCATTGAACAATACTTTTTTCAcaatattctttgaaaattttattgaGGATAAGATCAAGGGCTTCCACAAGCTGCAAGAAATTATAACGTTCTACAGCAgtgtcaaaaaaattgacgaACCGTTTTTCAATGTCATGTTGACCAAGGCTGCTACTTGGCACGAACGTAGTATAATCGATTTTATCGATAAAAGCTATACTTTGTACCATATTCCAAGAACTATTATATCATATAGAATACTACTAAAATCTCTGGGAGGCATAGACGATACAAATAACCAAGAGATTCTGAATAAATGGTTAGAGctgatcaagaaattggaTGAATTAGGCCAGCAGTACATAGCTAATGCGGATCTATCCGCTTTGAGGGATGCAACTGTCGTCTGGTCGCAGttaaagaagaatgaaaagaCGTTCATTGCAAAATCTGAAATAGCATCAACGACTGCAACAATCGCCACAGACAACACAAAAACTCCAGAGGCATTAGAGCCACTGAAAGAGGACGATTCTACATCGAAGTTTGAAGACAGAATAGAGTTGTACCTGAAAGTACTAAAGAGATATACGCCTTATTTCCGTGCTCCCAAACAAGTGTTCAGATATACTGCAGGATGCGCTGAGTCGTATCCAATATTAAATGAATATCTCGGTAGTTATTCGAACTTGAGTGTCGAGGATATCCCTGTACCTCAACTGCACAGTTTTGTCCCCAGAGAGCAGCAGAGCTAG
- the SKDI07G1500 gene encoding uncharacterized protein (similar to Saccharomyces cerevisiae YGL108C; ancestral locus Anc_6.149), producing MGLCGSKPQPMPSHATTVKLKARRNPPSRDAKNAKQEFPQKGDKDKKKKKPQSITQDVQKKEGNKLSDTGDTSKDKISPQEAARLAAEKRFQQTNEKYNKSELGKKLAQERAKSHKTRLMEEAEKKHFEQERENMIYD from the coding sequence ATGGGGTTGTGTGGAAGCAAACCTCAGCCAATGCCCTCGCACGCTACCACGGTAAAACTCAAAGCAAGGAGAAACCCACCAAGTCGCGATGCTAAGAATGCAAAGCAAGAATTCCCCCAAAAGGGagataaagataaaaagaaaaagaagccaCAATCAATTACTCAGGATGTGCAGAAGAAAGAAGGCAACAAATTGAGTGATACAGGCGATACAAGTAAAGATAAAATAAGCCCCCAGGAAGCTGCAAGATTGGCGGCTGAAAAAAGATTTCAACaaacaaatgaaaagtACAATAAGAGTGAACTGGGCAAAAAACTAGCACAAGAACGTGCCAAATCTCACAAGACTCGTTTAATGGAAGAGGCTGAGAAGAAGCATTTCGAAcaagaaagggaaaataTGATATATGACTGA
- the MLC1 gene encoding Mlc1p (similar to Saccharomyces cerevisiae MLC1 (YGL106W); ancestral locus Anc_6.151) — protein sequence MSATRANKDIFTLFDKKGQGSIAKDLLGDYLRAIGYNPTNQLVQDILNADSSLRDASSLTLDQITSLIEVNEKELDATTRAKTEDFIKAFQVFDKESTGKVSVGDLRYMLTGLGEKLTDAEVDELLKGVEVDSDGEIDYKKFIEDVLRQ from the coding sequence ATGTCAGCTACCAGAGCCAACAAGGACATCTTCACACTATTTGACAAGAAAGGTCAAGGCTCCATTGCCAAGGATTTATTGGGAGACTACTTGAGGGCCATTGGCTACAATCCCACCAACCAGCTGGTACAAGACATCCTGAACGCGGACTCGAGCTTGAGAGACGCCTCCAGCTTGACATTGGACCAGATCACAAGTCTGATTGAGGTCaacgaaaaggaattggACGCCACTACGAGGGCAAAGACAGAGGACTTCATCAAGGCGTTCCAGGTCTTCGACAAGGAAAGCACAGGAAAGGTCTCTGTGGGCGACTTGAGGTACATGCTGACCGGCCTGGGCGAAAAGCTGACTGACGCTGAGGTGGACGAACTATTGAAGGGCGTCGAAGTCGACAGCGACGGGGAAATTGACTACAAGAAGTTCATTGAGGATGTTTTGAGACAATGA
- the CUE3 gene encoding Cue3p (similar to Saccharomyces cerevisiae CUE3 (YGL110C); ancestral locus Anc_6.145), whose translation MLSKYNRVIEIDGGSSDISLPIVNFPPFKLRAQLIEKDPVVWLHLLETYVKYFEYLMQGTNVELLDDSTLDHLRLFLRTYLHEIADEEGKLLSLGINHDVSEQLQLLKGWIFLLIKKCGLLHFQIFGDSLWNLIKIYVKRNPDSIRGLIDGSLKPLINTQRVQLDKTYQVQQHLKQLIESGKFKRLDLKCVEDLLAAKSIQPNKFAENFFTANWIEILEPLWGKGQGRAHKAARELIIISLFSVSAGHVLKITKELGISNFDTLALYPLLGTMLINERIHKRLPELKSKLLFLNLGSLSINDENNINYPVSTSTEVDEEQLSSLMELFPQFSKNQLLQALLAYDNNIELVTNKIFEDSTIIEAFAKEPEEAKTEAVLGELTLSDRVPSSKNKNLDKRIISAGVPDELRNRTLTRALKLLYEADEDERDDTYDEADVIRSGPSKRIDLQEDDERDGTGDNTSEVRQVCKYDAIESYLWHLLKEDPTLFERSKRGTKERKNMKEQISWSDEQIEGWSRMLERSPKRAMLLEKKFMFKGNSRTGKTSYVHNRDSEIDGSFDKEEAKRKASKEIKKDEPQSAEKKKRQRNRSEKNKGAKANHNRKKGHDKKLARA comes from the coding sequence ATGTTGTCAAAATATAATCGCGttattgaaattgatgGCGGTAGTTCTGACATTTCGCTACCCATCGTCAACTTCCCACCGTTCAAACTTAGAGCGCaattaattgaaaaagaccCTGTCGTCTGGTTGCATTTACTAGAGACCTAtgtaaaatattttgagtaTCTGATGCAGGGAACCAACGTCGAATTATTAGATGACTCCACTCTTGATCATCTTCGCCTATTTTTAAGAACCTACTTGCATGAAATTGCGGATGAGGAGGGAAAGCTACTAAGTCTCGGTATCAATCATGATGTATCTGAGCAGTTGCAGCTATTAAAGGGttggatatttttattgatcaagaaatgTGGCCTATTAcatttccaaatatttGGTGATTCCCTATGGAATTTGATCAAAATATATGTCAAGCGCAACCCTGATTCTATTCGTGGTCTGATTGATGGCTCTTTGAAACCACTAATAAATACGCAACGGGTCCAATTGGACAAAACTTATCAGGTCCAGCAGCATTTAAAGCAGCTAATAGAGTCTGGGAAGTTCAAAAGATTAGATCTAAAATGCGTCGAAGATCTGCTCGCAGCCAAATCTATACAGCCAAATAAATTTGcagaaaatttctttacaGCAAATTGGATTGAAATTCTGGAACCACTATGGGGGAAGGGTCAAGGCAGAGCTCATAAAGCCGCCAGAGAGTTAATCATTATCAGTCtattttctgtttctgcTGGTCATGTTCTGAAAATAACTAAGGAATTGGGTATAAGCAATTTTGACACACTAGCTCTATATCCACTGCTGGGAACAATGCTCATAAATGAGAGAATTCACAAACGGCTTCCTGAATTAAAAAGCAAGctccttttcttgaacttgGGGTCGTTATCTATTAATGACGAAAACAATATAAACTATCCAGTATCAACGAGTACTGAAGTCGATGAGGAACAATTATCCTCATTAATGGAATTGTTCCCGCAGTTCTCTAAAAATCAATTATTGCAGGCGCTTCTTGCTTATGACAATAACATTGAATTAGTAACAAATAAGATATTTGAGGATTCCACTATTATCGAAGCTTTTGCCAAGGAACCTGAGGAAGCAAAGACAGAAGCGGTCTTAGGCGAGCTCACTTTATCTGATAGAGTGCctagttcaaaaaataagaatttAGATAAAAGGATCATCTCTGCGGGTGTTCCGGATGAGTTAAGAAACAGAACTTTGACAAGAGCATTGAAGCTTTTGTATGAAGCCGACGAAGATGAAAGGGATGACACATATGATGAAGCCGATGTGATTCGGTCTGGTCCATCGAAAAGGATCGATCTccaagaagatgacgaaagGGACGGTACCGGTGATAACACTAGTGAAGTGCGGCAAGTTTGCAAGTATGATGCTATTGAATCTTACTTGTGGCATTTATTGAAGGAGGATCCAacattatttgaaagatcGAAAAGAGGcacaaaagaaaggaagaatatgaaagaGCAGATATCATGGTCAGATGAACAAATTGAGGGTTGGTCGCGTATGCTGGAAAGATCTCCCAAACGAGCCATGCtactagaaaaaaaatttatgtTCAAAGGCAACAGCAGAACAGGAAAAACGTCGTATGTCCATAATCGGGATAGCGAAATTGATGGAAGTTTTGACAaggaagaagcaaaaaggaaagcatCCAAggaaatcaagaaagatGAACCTCAATctgctgaaaaaaagaaaaggcaaCGTAAcagaagtgaaaaaaacaaagggGCAAAAGCTAACCACAATCGCAAGAAAGGCCATGATAAGAAATTGGCTCGTGCGTGA